A window of the Cicer arietinum cultivar CDC Frontier isolate Library 1 chromosome 6, Cicar.CDCFrontier_v2.0, whole genome shotgun sequence genome harbors these coding sequences:
- the LOC101491590 gene encoding transcription termination factor MTERF6, chloroplastic/mitochondrial, with translation MEISSGHSSSNMMWFFKDRGFDDNIIQVMFKKCKRLERAHHDRANENWEYLKTIGIQERKLPSIVSKCPKILVLGLNEKIVPMVECLKTLATKPQEVASAISKFPHILACSVEEKLCPLLAFFQALGVPEKQVGKILLLNPRLISYSIETKMAEIVKFLAGIGLEKDGIIGKIIVKDPFIMGYSVDKRLRPTSEFLKSIGLTEQDLQVLALNFPSILSRDVNKVLVPNYDYLKNCGFQGRQIVDLVVGFPPVLIKSIRNSLEPRIKFLVDVMGRQVDEIIDYPCFFRHGLKRRLVLRHKFLKQRNLDCSLSEMLDCNEKKFHLKFGLLEGHALSN, from the coding sequence ATGGAAATCAGTAGCGGCCATAGCAGCAGTAATATGATGTGGTTTTTCAAAGATAGAGGTTTTGATGATAACATCATACAAGTAATGTTCAAAAAGTGCAAGCGTCTTGAGAGGGCTCATCATGACAGAGCAAATGAGAATTGGGAGTATTTGAAAACCATTGGCATTCAAGAAAGGAAACTTCCTTCAATTGTATCCAAATGCCCCAAAATTCTTGTGCTTGGTCTTAATGAGAAGATTGTTCCCATGGTTGAGTGTCTCAAAACACTTGCAACAAAACCTCAAGAAGTTGCCTCTGCCATATCCAAGTTCCCTCACATACTTGCTTGTAGCGTTGAAGAAAAGCTTTGTCCCCTTTTGGCTTTCTTTCAAGCGTTGGGTGTCCCCGAAAAGCAAGTTGGGAAAATTCTACTGCTAAACCCTAGGCTTATCAGTTACAGCATTGAAACAAAGATGGCGGAAATTGTGAAATTCCTTGCAGGCATTGGTCTCGAAAAAGATGGAATAATTGGTAAAATCATCGTCAAGGACCCGTTTATTATGGGTTATAGTGTTGATAAAAGGTTACGCCCTACTTCGGAGTTTCTCAAGTCAATAGGTCTGACTGAACAGGATCTTCAAGTGTTGGCCTTGAACTTCCCATCAATTTTGAGTAGAGATGTGAACAAGGTTTTGGTACCTAATTATGATTATTTAAAGAACTGTGGATTTCAAGGCCGACAGATAGTTGATTTGGTGGTTGGTTTTCCTCCTGTCCTGATCAAGAGCATTCGGAATTCTCTAGAACCGAGGATCAAGTTTTTGGTAGATGTAATGGGGAGACAAGTTGATGAAATCATTGATTACCCCTGCTTCTTTCGTCATGGGCTGAAGAGAAGACTAGTGTTGCGGCACAAATTCCTTAAGCAGAGGAATTTAGATTGTAGCTTGAGTGAAATGCTGGACTGTAATGAGAAGAAGTTCCACTTGAAGTTTGGCTTGTTAGAAGGACATGCCTTGAGTAACTAG
- the LOC101491059 gene encoding probable sulfate transporter 3.3 produces the protein MEPSTSDMHSTAEIPTNVHQVVPPPHTSTVKRVKTKLKETFFPDDPLRQFKGQPLNRKLILGAQYIFPILQWFPNYSFKLFKSDLISGLTIASLAIPQGISYAKLASLPPIVGLYSSFVPPLVYVVLGSSRDLAVGPVSIASLVMGSMITEEVSPTTQTYLFIQLAFTSTFFAGLFQAALGILRLGFIIDFLSKAILIGFMAGAAVIVSLQQLKSLLGITHFTKEMGIIPVMRSVFHKTDEWSWETILLGIFFLGLLLLARHISIRKPELFWVSAGAPLASVIISTIFTFAIKGQHHGISIIGKLQQGINPASANKLLFHGNHLGLTIKTGIITGILSLTEGIAVGRTFATIRNYKVDGNKEMMAIGFMNMVGSTVSCYVTTGSFSRSAVNHNAGARTAMSNAVMSVTVMVTLLFLMPLFHYTPNVVLGAIIITAVIGLIDISAAYLIWKLDKFDFLVLLTAFFGVIFISVQYGLALSVGLSIFRILLQVTRPKTVMLGNIPATNIYRNLHHYKEATKVPGFLILSIEAPINFANITYLHERILRWVEEEEGTTTENLSLQCVILEMSAVSSIDTSGVSLFKELKLTLKLKSVELVLVNPLAEVIEKLKKADEANDFVRADYLFLTVGEAVATLTSAMKGQSPTMEEETYAIVTEC, from the exons ATGGAACCTAGTACTAGCGACATGCATTCCACTGCGGAAATACCAACGAATGTACATCAAGTTGTCCCACCACCCCACACGAGCACTGTGAAGAGGGTCAAGACCAAGCTGAAAGAAACTTTTTTCCCTGATGATCCTCTTCGCCAATTCAAGGGACAACCACTTAATAGAAAACTCATCCTTGGAGCTCAATATATATTCCCTATTCTTCAATGGTTTCCTAATTACAGTTTCAAACTCTTTAAATCTGACCTTATATCTGGCCTCACCATTGCTAGCTTGGCCATCCCACAG GGAATTAGTTATGCTAAGCTTGCAAGTCTTCCTCCAATTGTGGGACTCT ATTCTAGTTTTGTTCCCCCACTAGTTTATGTTGTTCTTGGAAGCTCAAGGGATCTAGCAGTAGGACCTGTTTCTATTGCATCTCTTGTGATGGGATCCATGATTACAGAGGAAGTGTCTCCCACAACACAAACTTATCTCTTTATTCAGCTAGCTTTTACTTCAACATTCTTTGCTGGTCTTTTTCAAGCTGCTCTTGGTATTCTAAG GCTAGGATTTATCATTGATTTTCTATCTAAGGCGATCCTAATTGGGTTTATGGCTGGAGCTGCTGTAATTGTGTCTCTGCAACAACTAAAGAGCCTGCTTGGAATCACACATTTCACTAAAGAGATGGGTATCATTCCTGTCATGCGTTCTGTTTTTCACAAAACTGATGAG TGGTCATGGGAAACAATACTTTTGGGTATTTTCTTCTTGGGGCTACTTCTGCTCGCAAGACACATT AGCATAAGGAAGCCAGAACTATTCTGGGTATCAGCTGGAGCTCCTCTTGCATCTGTCATAATCTCTACCATCTTCACCTTTGCAATCAAGGGTCAACATCATGGCATCAGTATA ATTGGGAAATTGCAACAAGGAATAAATCCTGCTTCAGCCAATAAGTTACTGTTTCACGGAAATCATCTAGGCCTAACAATTAAAACCGGGATTATCACTGGCATTTTATCCCTCACT GAAGGAATTGCAGTGGGGAGGACATTTGCAACTATCAGAAACTACAAAGTGGATGGAAATAAAGAAATGATGGCAATTGGGTTCATGAATATGGTTGGCTCTACCGTATCCTGCTACGTCACAACAG GATCTTTTTCTAGATCAGCTGTAAATCATAATGCAGGCGCAAGAACAGCGATGTCGAATGCAGTGATGTCTGTGACAGTCATGGTGACACTCCTGTTTCTTATGCCATTATTTCACTACACACCTAATGTTGTATTGGGTGCAATCATAATAACAGCAGTAATTGGCCTCATTGATATCTCTGCTGCTTATCTCATTTGGAAGCTCGACAAATTCGATTTCCTTGTGTTGTTGACTGCATTCTTTGGTGTTATTTTTATCTCTGTCCAGTACGGCCTTGCTCTCTCA GTCGGATTGTCGATTTTTAGGATCCTACTGCAAGTTACAAGGCCTAAGACAGTGATGTTAGGGAACATACCGGCGACAAACATATATAGAAATCTTCACCATTATAAAGAAGCTACAAAAGTACCTGGTTTTCTTATTTTAAGTATAGAAGCTCCAATCAATTTTGCTAACATCACTTATCTCCATGAGAG GATATTACGATGGGTAGAAGAAGAAGAGGGTACAACGACAGAAAACTTAAGCCTTCAATGTGTGATTCTTGAAATGTCAG CTGTGAGTTCCATAGATACAAGTGGAGTCTCCCTTTTCAAGGAGTTGAAACTAACATTAAAACTGAAGAGTGTTGAG CTTGTATTGGTGAATCCTCTAGCTGAGGTCATTGAAAAGCTGAAAAAAGCAGATGAAGCTAACGATTTCGTTCGAGCTGATTACCTTTTCTTGACAGTTGGAGAGGCCGTAGCTACACTTACATCAGCAATGAAGGGTCAATCACCAACCATGGAAGAAGAGACATATGCAATTGTGACAGAGTGCTAA